The following DNA comes from Candidatus Aminicenantes bacterium.
AAGCCTCGAATTACTACTACCGCCAAGCTCTGCAGCATATTAAGGAAAAAAATGAACAACTGGCGCTGCTGGAGCTTGACAAGGCGCTGGAATACAACCCGGCCAACAGCCTGGCCAAGGCCGAGAAGAAGCAGCTGCTCATCCTGTTCGATCCCAATTTCAGGAACAGCAAGCTGGCCATCGCGCTGGAGGAGATCACTTTTTCCCAGGCCCTGGACCGTATATGCCTAATGAAGGAGCTTTTCTACAAAGTGCTTGATGAGAAGACCATCCTCATCATCCCCGATACCGAGGCCAAACACAAAATATACGACGAGCAGATCATCAAAAATTTCTACCTATCCAACCTGAATGCCGAAGAATGCGTCAAACTGATCACCCGGGTGGCGAAGATCAAGAATATCTCCTCCGATCCGACCCACAATTCAATCACGGTGCGCGAAACGGAGGACCGGGTGGCGCTCGTGGAGAGACTGATCAATTTTTATGACAAGAGAAAAGCCGAAGTCATGATGCAGGTCGAAATCCTGGAGGTGAACAAGGACAAGCTGCGCGAGTATGGCCTAGAGCTTTCGCAGTACCAGATCAGCCAGGGGATCACCACGGTCGGGGATGCCAAAAACGTCAAGGGAAACCGCTTTTACTACTTGGACGCCTCGGACTTCAATTTCACCTTTCCCTCGATACTGTACAAGCTGCTGGAAAGCGACAGCGATTCCAAGATGATGGCGCGGCCCCACGTGCGCGGGCTGGACGGAGACAAGGTCGAGATCAAGCTGGGCGACAAGGTCCCGGTGCCGCGCACCACCTTCATGCCCTTTGCCACCGGCGGGGTGGAGCAGCAGCCGATCACCTCGTTCGATTTGCAGGACGTGGGCATTGAAATCGGAATCACGCCGACCATCCACCATGACGCCGAAATCACCCTGGAACTGGATTTCAAGCTGACGTTCATCACCAGCCCCGGCAGCACCACCATTCCTCCAACCATCGGCAACCGCTCGGTGAAGACGACCCTCAGGCTCAAGGATGGGGAGACCGGGGTCATGGCCGGATTGCTGCGCGATTCCGAGCGCAACTCGCTGAAGGGCTTTCCCGGCATCGCCAAAATACCGATCCTCAGGGATATTTTTTCATCTAACATGAGGCAAATTTCCCAAACTGATATCATTTTGAGCATCACGCCGCATATTCTGCGCATGCCCGACATTACCGAAGAAGATCTCCTGCCCATCCTGTCGGGAACCGAGGATAACGTGCATTTGAAAAAAAAGTGATCAATGATGATCAAACCGATTAAAATTGCTGCGGGCTTGCTGGCCCTTTTGCTGCTCGTGATCATGCCGGCCTGCGAAAAAGTGCCTTTTTTTGCCGTGGAAGGGGCCACGCTCATCATTTCGTCCGACAAGGGCCAGTTGAAAACGAGGGGCGACAAGGCCATTATCACGGTCATTGGCTTCAATACCGACGGCGAAGTCCTGCATGACCACACCTTGGTTACGTTCACAGCGACGCTTGGGACGATCACCGCCGCGGTCGAGTTGATGCAAGGGCAGGCGACGGCTGAATTTGTTTCGGGCGACCGCAACGGCATGGCCGAGATCACGGCGCGTTCCGGCACGATCGTCGCCACGCCAACGCCATTGAACATTCAAATTGGCACCGGCAGTGTTGAGATCCTGACCATTCAAGCCAATCCGACGGTTCTCAAGCCTGGCGGCGGACGTTCGCTGATCAATGTCTATGCATTTGACAAAGCCATGAATCCGCTGGCCGACATTCCGATTATTCTTTCGACCAGCTATGGAATCCTTGATCACGGCAACAGCGTTCGCCTGACCGATGCCAGCGGCAGGGTGAGCGATTATCTAAACACGGAAAAAACCGCCAAGGTGACCGCCGAATCGGGCGCCAAGAAAGCGGAGATCGAAGTGAAAGTGGAAGCGAATGAATTGCCCGTGGCCGAATTTTCCATATCGCCGGTCAAGCCGACCGTGGGTGGAACGGTTTACTTCAACGCTAGCCTGAGCGTAGATCACGACGGCAGGATCGTCAGCTGGAGCTGGAATTTCGGCGACGGCGCCAAGGCCAGCGGGCAGGAGGCTTCCCACATATATGATGTGGCGGGAACCTATACCGTCACGTTGAAGGTCGTCGACGACAGCGGCGGCAGCGATGCCTGCGAGAAAACCGTCACGATAAGCGAATAACCAAATCGTCTTCAATCGAACCAGGGTTCCAAATTGGGATAATTATAATCACAATATTGATTTGAAATCTGGTAAAAAACACCTCATA
Coding sequences within:
- a CDS encoding PKD domain-containing protein; this encodes MMIKPIKIAAGLLALLLLVIMPACEKVPFFAVEGATLIISSDKGQLKTRGDKAIITVIGFNTDGEVLHDHTLVTFTATLGTITAAVELMQGQATAEFVSGDRNGMAEITARSGTIVATPTPLNIQIGTGSVEILTIQANPTVLKPGGGRSLINVYAFDKAMNPLADIPIILSTSYGILDHGNSVRLTDASGRVSDYLNTEKTAKVTAESGAKKAEIEVKVEANELPVAEFSISPVKPTVGGTVYFNASLSVDHDGRIVSWSWNFGDGAKASGQEASHIYDVAGTYTVTLKVVDDSGGSDACEKTVTISE